The Desulfomicrobium orale DSM 12838 genome includes a window with the following:
- a CDS encoding TetR/AcrR family transcriptional regulator, translating into MSRSLMKREVIEEAAIRLFSTKGLTRTTVKDIAAAAGVTEGVLYRHYEGKEEMAWKLFNRELDQFIHLVSEVLFDNRLPFAQRFSLAIQTIYDYYVYNSDQFAFILLTQHGFPEERLVSRKSDPMDVTSRFIGQGIGDGDIPPCDAELCAGLIMGAILQPLVLHRYGRLELEPSTHLHVTEACMRILGAA; encoded by the coding sequence ATGTCCCGTTCCCTCATGAAGCGTGAAGTTATCGAAGAGGCGGCCATCCGTCTGTTTTCCACCAAGGGGTTGACCCGCACTACCGTCAAGGACATTGCCGCCGCCGCGGGAGTGACGGAAGGTGTTCTGTACCGGCACTACGAAGGTAAGGAGGAGATGGCCTGGAAGCTCTTCAACAGGGAGCTGGACCAGTTCATCCATCTGGTTTCGGAAGTTCTCTTCGACAACCGCCTGCCTTTTGCCCAGCGCTTCAGCTTGGCTATCCAGACCATCTACGACTACTACGTCTACAACAGTGATCAGTTCGCCTTCATCTTGCTGACTCAGCACGGCTTTCCGGAAGAACGTCTGGTGTCCCGGAAGAGCGATCCCATGGACGTCACCTCCCGCTTCATCGGGCAGGGGATCGGCGATGGGGATATTCCGCCCTGCGATGCGGAGCTTTGTGCGGGCCTTATCATGGGCGCCATCCTGCAGCCACTCGTATTGCACCGCTACGGCAGACTGGAGCTTGAGCCCTCCACCCATCTTCACGTCACCGAAGCCTGTATGCGTATTCTGGGTGCGGCCTGA
- a CDS encoding IS5 family transposase (programmed frameshift), with translation MSQLFYLSAEQLERIKPFFPRSHGIPRVDDRKVVSGIMYVIKHGLQWKDAPREYGPYKTLYNRFLRWSQMGVFNNIFTELAKTAGQDGQVMIDATHLKAHRTAASLLKKGLFSRCIGRTKGGLNSKLHALCDGHGRPLAMTLTEGQVSDYKGAALLMDAIDALPEARELLADRGYDADWFRDALHARGITPCIPPRRSRKRACPYDKDLYKQRHKIEIMFGRIKDWRRIAMRYDRCAHTFFSALCLAASIIFYLN, from the exons ATGAGCCAACTTTTCTACCTTTCTGCCGAACAACTCGAACGTATCAAGCCCTTCTTTCCACGTTCACATGGTATTCCGCGGGTCGATGACCGGAAAGTCGTCAGCGGCATCATGTATGTCATCAAACATGGCCTGCAGTGGAAAGACGCGCCGCGTGAGTATGGCCCGTACAAGACGCTCTACAATCGTTTTTTGCGCTGGAGCCAAATGGGCGTCTTCAACAATATTTTTACCGAATTGGCAAAAACAGCGGGACAGGATGGCCAGGTGATGATCGATGCAACCCACCTCAAGGCGCATCGAACCGCCGCCAGTTTGCTCAAAAAAGGGCTCT TTTCCCGCTGCATCGGACGCACAAAGGGCGGTCTGAACTCCAAACTCCATGCCCTTTGCGACGGCCACGGCAGGCCCCTGGCCATGACGCTCACAGAAGGCCAGGTGAGCGACTACAAAGGAGCCGCCCTGCTTATGGATGCCATAGATGCTTTGCCCGAGGCCAGGGAGCTGCTGGCGGACCGTGGTTATGACGCCGACTGGTTCCGTGATGCCCTGCACGCCAGAGGCATTACGCCCTGCATCCCGCCCAGAAGGAGCCGAAAGAGAGCCTGCCCGTACGATAAAGATCTGTATAAACAGCGGCACAAGATCGAGATCATGTTTGGCAGGATCAAGGACTGGCGCAGAATTGCCATGCGTTATGACCGCTGCGCGCATACCTTCTTTTCAGCTCTGTGCCTCGCGGCTTCCATCATTTTCTATCTCAATTAA
- a CDS encoding DUF302 domain-containing protein, whose amino-acid sequence MHIPVFCTIDHAENARGAGLEMPETRVVILGNPVVGTPLMQAAPDIALDLPLRILIRETSSGCELLYTPSAALADRYHLDPSRPELLKISAFLENLCGSL is encoded by the coding sequence ATGCACATACCCGTTTTCTGTACGATAGATCACGCTGAGAACGCACGCGGCGCAGGTCTTGAAATGCCGGAGACGCGCGTCGTCATTTTGGGTAATCCCGTTGTCGGCACGCCGCTCATGCAGGCGGCCCCGGACATCGCCCTGGATTTACCGTTGAGGATACTCATTCGCGAAACGTCTTCCGGGTGCGAGCTGCTCTATACTCCGTCCGCCGCCCTGGCTGACCGGTATCATCTGGACCCGTCGCGGCCGGAGCTGCTGAAAATTTCTGCATTTCTTGAAAATCTGTGCGGAAGCCTTTGA
- a CDS encoding sensor domain-containing diguanylate cyclase — MHTPRRFCLGLGLSPELAEQLLSALPEHHVLECCDLPSAKEYMAEVEAGNQEGLAFVPSSVWSGLGPRERQAFLARPSWQWLLIADSETPEVLDFMAKGDFLTLVTCPVSKEKISRALAQAEEISDLYRDIRMMAREITLERELLTRKNEQLAFLNQLLTRASQSLDPAVVLSNCAGDLNLLFNVTHLMGVFWAEHDGQMEAELFLPENITGGLQERWINHLLSVARRYNAGDVRGYQVSFMARRENPETPPELEQLITQPLSTDGTVFGALVIGSDEAQSLGRDRTLTLRAAANHLALAMRNSLEFRKIRAHANRDGLTHVANRHNFDTRLREEMKRHQRHQQELSLLMIDLDYFKSVNDTYGHQAGDAVLREVGKILRKTLRESDFPARYGGEEFVIILPQTREEQAWMLAERLRAIIGKTTFRFQQKSFRVTASIGIASLVPGALEPPEALVHSADKALYRAKANGRNMVCASAIEDNVAQI, encoded by the coding sequence ATGCATACACCCCGACGGTTCTGCCTTGGTCTGGGCCTCTCTCCCGAACTCGCGGAACAGCTGCTTTCGGCCCTGCCGGAACACCATGTTCTGGAGTGCTGCGACCTGCCTTCGGCCAAGGAGTATATGGCGGAAGTGGAAGCCGGAAATCAGGAAGGACTGGCCTTTGTCCCCTCTTCTGTCTGGTCCGGCCTCGGCCCCCGCGAACGGCAGGCCTTTCTGGCCCGGCCGTCCTGGCAGTGGCTGCTCATTGCCGACAGCGAGACCCCGGAGGTGCTGGACTTCATGGCCAAGGGGGATTTTCTGACCCTCGTCACCTGCCCCGTAAGCAAGGAAAAAATTTCCCGCGCCCTGGCCCAGGCGGAAGAAATCTCCGACCTGTACCGGGATATCCGCATGATGGCCCGCGAAATCACGCTGGAGCGGGAACTTCTGACCCGCAAGAACGAACAGCTGGCATTCCTGAACCAGCTCCTGACCAGAGCCAGTCAGAGTCTGGATCCCGCAGTGGTTCTTTCCAACTGTGCCGGGGACCTGAATCTGCTTTTCAACGTCACTCACCTTATGGGCGTATTCTGGGCGGAACATGACGGCCAGATGGAAGCGGAGCTCTTTTTGCCCGAGAATATCACGGGTGGCCTCCAGGAACGGTGGATCAACCATCTTCTGAGCGTCGCCAGACGGTACAACGCCGGGGATGTGCGCGGCTATCAGGTCAGTTTCATGGCCCGCCGGGAAAACCCGGAAACGCCTCCCGAGCTGGAGCAGCTCATCACCCAGCCCCTCAGTACGGACGGAACGGTCTTCGGGGCGCTGGTCATCGGCTCGGACGAAGCGCAGTCTCTGGGGCGGGACCGCACCCTCACCCTGCGCGCGGCAGCCAACCATCTGGCTCTGGCCATGCGTAACAGCCTGGAATTTCGCAAGATCAGGGCACATGCGAACAGGGACGGCCTGACGCATGTCGCCAATAGACATAATTTTGACACCAGACTCCGGGAAGAAATGAAACGCCACCAGAGGCATCAGCAGGAACTGAGCCTGCTCATGATCGATCTGGATTATTTCAAGTCCGTCAACGACACATACGGCCATCAGGCTGGGGACGCCGTGCTGCGGGAAGTCGGAAAGATCCTGCGCAAGACCCTGCGGGAATCGGATTTCCCCGCCAGATACGGCGGTGAGGAATTCGTGATCATCCTGCCGCAGACGCGGGAGGAACAGGCTTGGATGCTGGCGGAACGCCTGCGGGCGATCATCGGAAAAACCACGTTCCGCTTCCAGCAGAAGAGTTTCCGGGTCACGGCCTCCATCGGCATCGCAAGCCTCGTCCCCGGCGCCCTGGAGCCCCCGGAAGCCCTGGTACACAGTGCCGACAAGGCTCTGTACAGAGCCAAGGCCAACGGCCGGAACATGGTCTGCGCGTCGGCCATCGAAGACAACGTGGCCCAGATCTGA
- a CDS encoding MoaD/ThiS family protein, producing the protein MITVRLEPENREVIVDRARTVLQLLRQVGRKPGRVLVIRDGQLLTPDLNLRDGDIVTVRDAGSRG; encoded by the coding sequence ATGATCACCGTACGTCTTGAGCCCGAAAACCGGGAAGTCATCGTGGACCGTGCCAGGACCGTCTTACAGCTGCTGCGGCAGGTGGGCCGGAAACCCGGCCGGGTTCTGGTCATCCGGGACGGCCAGCTGCTCACGCCGGACCTGAACCTGCGCGACGGGGACATCGTGACCGTCCGGGACGCTGGGTCCAGAGGATAG
- a CDS encoding ATP-binding protein encodes MKCKRCQVPAVVALPSHHAAFCRNCYLLFARRLVERAIKEHDMCTPEDNILVAISGGKDSLALSWQLRELGYKVTGLHIDLGIAGSSSVARAHTERFCAAHGIPLHVLEMASMGLSMDEVKRRIKRPICSVCGQTKRYFFNRFALENGFNVLATGHNLDDETSRLFANIMRWDVEYLSDQGPVMPAGNGFAKKIKPLFRMSEFETANLCFLAGIDYGYAPCPYSSKASFPVYKNLLADLEDIQPGRKIHFYDGFLKRGRAGFASRTQEEVRPCNACGYPTSAGECGVCRLKEMMRGKE; translated from the coding sequence ATGAAATGCAAGCGCTGTCAGGTTCCCGCCGTCGTGGCTTTGCCCAGTCACCACGCCGCGTTCTGCCGGAATTGCTATCTGCTGTTCGCCCGCAGACTGGTGGAGCGGGCCATCAAGGAGCACGACATGTGCACGCCGGAGGACAATATTCTGGTGGCCATCTCCGGCGGCAAGGATTCTCTGGCTCTGTCCTGGCAGTTGCGGGAGCTGGGCTACAAGGTCACGGGCCTGCACATCGATCTGGGCATCGCCGGCTCGTCGTCCGTGGCCCGCGCGCATACCGAGCGTTTTTGCGCCGCCCACGGCATCCCCCTGCATGTGCTGGAAATGGCCTCCATGGGGCTGTCCATGGACGAGGTGAAGCGCCGCATCAAGCGGCCCATCTGTTCGGTCTGCGGCCAGACCAAGCGCTATTTCTTCAACAGATTCGCTCTGGAAAACGGATTCAACGTCTTGGCCACCGGCCACAATCTGGATGACGAAACCTCCCGCCTGTTCGCCAACATCATGCGCTGGGACGTGGAATATCTGAGCGATCAGGGGCCGGTCATGCCTGCGGGCAACGGCTTCGCCAAGAAGATCAAGCCGCTTTTCCGCATGTCCGAATTCGAGACGGCCAATCTGTGCTTTCTGGCCGGAATCGATTACGGTTACGCGCCTTGTCCGTACAGCTCCAAAGCCAGCTTTCCTGTTTACAAGAATCTGCTGGCCGATCTGGAAGACATTCAGCCCGGGCGGAAGATTCATTTTTATGATGGATTTCTGAAGCGCGGCCGGGCGGGATTCGCCAGCCGGACCCAGGAAGAGGTCAGGCCCTGCAATGCCTGCGGCTACCCGACTTCGGCGGGGGAGTGCGGCGTGTGCCGTCTGAAGGAAATGATGCGCGGAAAGGAGTAG
- a CDS encoding MFS transporter: MKKILRRDPAHPRRTGPWGFIPYLAVVLINAMIDLGHKIVIQNTIFKCYDGSTQIGLTALVNACILLPFILFFTPAGFLADRFPKHLVMRWTAAFALPLTVLITVAYVTGRFETAFILTLILAAQSAFYSPAKYGYIREMAGKDNLGMANGVVQAVTIVAILLGGVLFSQLFETLIGQARSREEILMAVAPCGFLLMAGALAQTIVAWRIPAYRSGDADLHLNMRSYVRGTYLKTNLGNLWRDPSIRMSVLGLSLFWAVNQVLLAAFGAHLKEMAGETSTVVAQGLLAIGGVGIIAGSVTAGRLSRNHIETGLVPLAAIGMTVCMGAIPFMSDTFVLGTLLAVYGFFGGLFVVPLNALIQFNAPESESGAILAGNNFVQNVFMLSFLGATVLMSMTDLGSAPFILGLAGIMALGAVFSLSFMLRPFLCLVLRFIFGLRYRLTVSGLEHFPAKGGVLLLGNHTSWIDWAMLYLAAPRPMRFVMSSAYYNRRGIRWFFDLYRAIPISPTANRAALRKIADALKSGDCVALFPEGAISRNGQLGEFRRGFSIPAVQSGCPIIPFYLNGLWGSRWSAVTRHFRRNSGLKRVRDVHVGFGPPLPSTAVVSEVKNAVRLLSVAVWSDFSRSRKSIPENWLRVAARAPRRPAVADSSGRRLSVLKLFHAALQLSRTLHRMPAKSLGVMLPPGASGLLANLAVLMAGKTAVNLDPSLDGQALARCREQAGIRTVLTSSSQWDNLEAAFDLEPFFVEIPKSTVTQLCATRIILALPFFLARFFLPVCLDPHGEAAVFVDRDGVVSACLSHADIITFVRQMASLFPPEAEDTMLSAEPLHRSWGLTIGAFMPLLESVPLVCHHDPLDVRGVGRLCVRHRASVLCSGPEALCDYVQNEAMPALMLDSVRLVLSAGGELPGRYARGFREKFGLAVHHGYGLGDAMPVVAVNARDILNPADMSIQYGWKSGSAGLPLPGSAVRVVRPGSRPLEDAPQGERGLIFVCGVRSADSERDSVEQDGLFWHPTGDTGYLDEDGFLVLG, encoded by the coding sequence ATGAAGAAAATACTCCGGCGCGACCCGGCGCATCCCCGCAGAACCGGGCCATGGGGTTTCATCCCTTACCTCGCCGTGGTCCTGATCAACGCCATGATTGATCTGGGGCACAAGATCGTCATCCAGAACACGATTTTCAAATGCTACGATGGCTCCACCCAGATCGGGCTGACGGCTCTCGTCAACGCCTGCATTTTGCTGCCGTTCATCCTTTTTTTCACTCCGGCCGGGTTCCTGGCCGACCGTTTTCCCAAGCATCTGGTTATGCGCTGGACAGCGGCCTTCGCTCTGCCCCTGACGGTGCTCATCACCGTGGCCTACGTCACGGGCCGGTTTGAGACAGCCTTTATTTTGACTCTCATCCTGGCCGCCCAGTCGGCCTTCTATTCTCCGGCCAAATACGGCTATATCCGGGAAATGGCGGGAAAGGACAATCTGGGCATGGCCAATGGCGTGGTCCAGGCCGTGACCATCGTGGCCATCCTGCTCGGCGGCGTGCTTTTTTCCCAGCTCTTCGAGACGCTCATCGGTCAGGCCCGGAGCAGGGAAGAGATCCTCATGGCCGTCGCGCCATGCGGCTTTCTGCTGATGGCCGGAGCCCTGGCCCAGACCATTGTGGCCTGGCGCATTCCCGCCTACCGGAGCGGCGACGCGGACCTGCATCTGAATATGCGCTCCTATGTCCGCGGAACATATCTGAAGACGAATCTCGGCAACCTCTGGCGCGATCCTTCCATCCGCATGTCCGTGCTGGGGCTGTCTCTGTTCTGGGCCGTGAATCAGGTGCTTCTGGCCGCCTTCGGCGCGCATCTGAAGGAAATGGCCGGGGAGACCTCGACAGTGGTGGCCCAGGGACTTCTGGCCATCGGCGGGGTGGGTATTATCGCCGGTTCCGTGACCGCCGGGCGGCTGTCCAGAAACCATATCGAAACGGGTCTCGTTCCGCTGGCTGCCATCGGCATGACCGTGTGCATGGGGGCTATCCCCTTCATGAGCGATACCTTCGTTCTGGGAACGCTGCTGGCCGTGTACGGCTTTTTTGGCGGGCTGTTCGTGGTGCCTCTGAACGCCCTCATCCAGTTCAACGCCCCGGAGTCGGAATCGGGAGCCATTCTGGCCGGAAACAATTTCGTTCAGAACGTATTCATGTTGTCCTTTCTGGGGGCCACGGTGCTGATGTCCATGACCGACCTGGGCAGCGCGCCTTTCATCCTGGGTCTGGCTGGAATCATGGCCCTGGGGGCGGTCTTTTCCCTGAGCTTCATGCTCCGGCCGTTTCTGTGTCTGGTGCTGCGTTTTATTTTCGGTCTGCGCTACCGGCTGACCGTTTCCGGCCTGGAGCATTTCCCGGCCAAAGGCGGTGTGCTGCTGCTTGGCAACCACACGAGCTGGATCGACTGGGCCATGCTGTATCTGGCGGCCCCTCGGCCCATGCGTTTTGTCATGTCCAGCGCCTATTACAACCGCCGGGGCATACGCTGGTTTTTTGATTTGTACCGGGCCATTCCCATTTCTCCCACGGCCAACAGGGCCGCCCTGCGTAAGATAGCCGATGCCCTCAAGAGCGGGGATTGCGTGGCGCTTTTTCCGGAGGGAGCCATCAGCCGCAATGGCCAGCTGGGCGAATTCCGGCGAGGTTTTTCCATACCCGCCGTGCAGTCGGGGTGTCCGATCATTCCCTTTTATCTGAACGGCCTTTGGGGCAGCCGGTGGTCCGCCGTTACCCGGCATTTCCGGCGCAACTCCGGTCTGAAGCGGGTGCGGGATGTTCATGTCGGTTTCGGACCGCCCCTGCCTTCCACAGCCGTGGTTTCAGAAGTCAAGAACGCCGTCAGGCTGCTTTCCGTCGCCGTCTGGAGCGATTTTTCCCGCAGCCGGAAGTCCATCCCGGAAAACTGGCTGCGCGTGGCCGCCCGTGCCCCGCGCCGTCCGGCTGTGGCTGACTCCTCCGGCCGGCGGTTGTCCGTATTGAAGCTCTTTCATGCCGCCCTTCAGCTTTCGCGGACGCTCCACCGCATGCCCGCGAAAAGTCTGGGTGTCATGCTGCCCCCGGGAGCATCGGGCCTTCTGGCCAATCTGGCCGTGCTGATGGCGGGTAAAACCGCCGTCAACCTCGACCCTTCGCTGGATGGTCAGGCTTTAGCCCGCTGCCGGGAGCAGGCCGGGATACGCACGGTCCTGACATCCTCCTCCCAATGGGACAATCTGGAGGCGGCTTTCGATCTGGAACCTTTTTTCGTGGAGATACCAAAATCCACTGTGACACAGCTGTGTGCGACACGGATCATCCTTGCCCTGCCTTTTTTTCTGGCCCGATTCTTCCTGCCGGTCTGCCTGGATCCGCATGGCGAAGCGGCTGTCTTCGTGGACCGGGACGGCGTGGTCAGCGCGTGTCTGAGCCATGCGGACATCATCACCTTCGTCCGGCAGATGGCCTCCCTTTTCCCGCCCGAAGCCGAGGATACGATGCTGAGCGCCGAGCCCCTGCACCGGTCATGGGGTTTGACCATCGGCGCGTTCATGCCGCTTCTGGAATCCGTACCTCTTGTCTGTCACCACGACCCGCTGGATGTCCGGGGCGTGGGCCGGCTGTGCGTCAGACACAGAGCCTCGGTGTTGTGCTCGGGGCCAGAGGCCCTGTGCGACTATGTCCAGAATGAAGCCATGCCCGCCCTCATGCTGGATTCCGTGCGTCTGGTTCTCTCGGCAGGCGGCGAGCTGCCCGGCCGGTACGCGCGGGGCTTTCGCGAGAAATTCGGCCTTGCCGTCCACCACGGCTATGGTCTCGGCGATGCCATGCCCGTTGTGGCCGTCAACGCCCGCGACATCCTGAATCCGGCGGACATGAGCATCCAGTACGGTTGGAAGTCCGGTTCGGCGGGGCTGCCGTTGCCCGGTTCCGCCGTGCGTGTTGTCCGTCCGGGCAGCCGGCCCCTTGAAGACGCGCCCCAGGGAGAACGGGGCCTGATTTTCGTCTGCGGGGTCCGGAGTGCGGACAGCGAGAGAGATTCCGTCGAACAGGACGGCCTTTTCTGGCATCCGACCGGTGATACGGGATATCTGGATGAGGACGGATTTCTCGTGCTGGGCTGA
- a CDS encoding ArnT family glycosyltransferase, which translates to MRPAGFLFLHRPILWFLAAFLAVCAAFVGNASRGLMETTEGRYAECAREMVETGNYLEPTLNYVPHWTKPPMAYWSTAAGIKILGNTEVGVRLASGLAFLGTVVLTAMMAWRLWGERAAFLAFVVYISSVLPVLGATMLSTDMLLTWWETLAVALYLFWAFPGVPLRSDGQDHSEPLADWRIHLCWAAFGLAFLTKGPPALLPLLCLLLWHWWRFRSLRIFSLPGLILFSVCAFSWFGLMTWKHPGLLSYYLLEEIAGRVATDVFDRNPEWYSPFIIYAPLLILGQAHWLWILWQRRARWHGLGFMERSIRIFLLLWFFLPLLVFCLSKSRLPLYILPLSVPLVLFLTFFLNCSIGAHMRSVLFTCATAVFVLCVMRWISGVLPLPENMRHLAEIVRQEEAVRPAPLTGLLTTPAYGLQFYMRKEMNWLEDRGGKEETLRGYLAGLKTPERLVIKEKYTALVHLLCARARVRVTERLAGEYGIFYLEPEVARSSVGEGGTGVPEASTVH; encoded by the coding sequence ATGAGGCCGGCAGGGTTTCTGTTCCTCCATCGTCCCATCTTGTGGTTTCTGGCCGCTTTTCTGGCAGTATGCGCCGCCTTCGTGGGTAATGCGAGTCGGGGGCTGATGGAGACCACGGAAGGACGCTATGCCGAATGCGCCCGGGAGATGGTCGAAACGGGAAACTATCTGGAGCCGACCCTCAATTACGTTCCACATTGGACCAAGCCGCCCATGGCCTACTGGTCCACGGCTGCGGGGATCAAAATACTCGGCAACACAGAAGTCGGAGTCCGCCTGGCCAGCGGGCTGGCCTTTCTGGGGACTGTCGTGCTGACCGCCATGATGGCCTGGAGGCTCTGGGGAGAACGGGCTGCGTTTTTGGCGTTTGTCGTGTACATCTCTTCGGTATTGCCTGTGCTTGGCGCTACCATGTTGAGTACGGACATGCTGCTGACCTGGTGGGAGACTCTTGCCGTTGCGCTGTATCTTTTCTGGGCTTTTCCCGGCGTGCCCCTGCGCTCGGACGGACAGGATCATTCCGAGCCGCTTGCGGACTGGCGCATCCATCTCTGCTGGGCGGCCTTCGGGCTGGCCTTCCTGACCAAAGGGCCGCCGGCTCTTCTCCCTTTACTCTGTCTGCTTCTCTGGCATTGGTGGCGGTTCAGGAGTCTGCGTATCTTTTCTCTGCCCGGTCTGATTCTTTTTTCCGTGTGCGCTTTTTCCTGGTTTGGTCTCATGACTTGGAAGCATCCCGGCCTGTTGAGCTATTATTTGCTGGAGGAAATTGCGGGTCGGGTGGCTACGGATGTTTTTGACCGCAATCCAGAGTGGTACAGTCCCTTCATTATTTACGCTCCGCTTCTTATCCTGGGACAGGCGCACTGGCTCTGGATTCTCTGGCAAAGACGGGCCCGCTGGCATGGGTTGGGCTTTATGGAGCGGTCCATACGGATTTTTCTCCTGCTTTGGTTCTTTTTACCGCTCCTTGTGTTCTGTCTGTCCAAGAGCCGTTTGCCGTTGTATATTTTACCCCTTTCCGTGCCTCTTGTACTTTTTCTGACCTTTTTTCTGAACTGCAGCATCGGGGCGCACATGCGGTCCGTGCTTTTCACATGCGCCACTGCGGTGTTTGTCCTGTGCGTCATGCGATGGATTTCGGGTGTACTGCCTCTGCCGGAGAACATGCGCCATCTGGCTGAAATCGTGCGTCAGGAAGAGGCGGTCCGCCCGGCCCCTTTGACAGGGCTGTTGACCACTCCGGCATATGGCCTTCAGTTCTACATGCGAAAAGAAATGAACTGGCTTGAAGATCGGGGCGGAAAGGAAGAGACACTGCGGGGCTATCTTGCCGGGTTGAAGACACCTGAGCGTCTGGTGATCAAGGAAAAGTACACGGCGCTGGTACATCTCCTATGCGCCCGGGCGCGAGTCCGGGTGACGGAACGCCTGGCCGGAGAGTACGGCATTTTCTATCTGGAGCCTGAAGTAGCGCGATCCTCTGTCGGTGAAGGAGGCACCGGAGTTCCGGAAGCCTCCACGGTTCATTGA
- a CDS encoding glycosyltransferase family 4 protein, producing the protein MRHVPAIWGTLDPFVELGPVIGRKVANAGFLEALLRADPFDQYHFFPPDGQSAEELQACLRQSFPGLGQKIRLFPRAALPALLRDTVYRAFHLSDCLTSQGWLTALRNRLAGNVFPITGVTHSLSYARYGQAFAQHVWAGVTARDCIVATSRAGQEAVRRILDACREHCGGGAVPEVARIPLGVWCSDFTESPDQDMCEALGVGPSRTVFLVPGRISPYSKMDLLPLLRAFQRLQKDGTDLRDLCVVLAGGADESETLPDILVNLAANIGLELLAVRHPDERTKKILLARSDAVISLADNPQETFGLTLLEAAAAGKPVIASDYDGYRDLVVHGETGLLVPTLDRGAEDVSLMAPLLYDSAYHMWLAQDVAVSVEELANHLRRMLSPDLRERLGRAAREYASRFDWSRIIGQYVDLWERLAAAPAPEPGRGVYRHPLALDYARVFESYSSARLGGACLLECTELGRAVYRGRDYPVVYAGLEGRVDLELMRRILVWTRQPLSWLGLREKAGADERLGPTVMWMLKGDLLRVNAGLSGREISFHNQSEE; encoded by the coding sequence ATGCGACATGTACCCGCCATCTGGGGAACCCTCGACCCTTTTGTGGAGTTGGGCCCCGTCATCGGCCGCAAGGTGGCCAACGCCGGATTTCTGGAAGCCCTGCTGCGGGCCGATCCATTCGATCAGTATCACTTTTTTCCGCCGGACGGGCAGAGTGCCGAAGAGCTGCAAGCCTGTCTCCGCCAGAGTTTTCCGGGGCTGGGGCAAAAGATCCGTCTGTTTCCGCGCGCGGCCCTGCCCGCTCTGCTGCGGGACACGGTTTATCGCGCCTTTCATCTGTCCGACTGTCTGACCTCTCAAGGGTGGCTGACGGCCTTGCGGAACAGGCTGGCCGGAAATGTTTTTCCCATCACCGGCGTGACCCATTCCCTTTCCTACGCCAGATACGGCCAGGCTTTCGCCCAGCATGTCTGGGCCGGAGTCACCGCGCGGGACTGCATCGTGGCTACGTCCCGGGCGGGGCAGGAGGCCGTGCGGCGTATTCTTGACGCCTGCCGGGAGCATTGCGGCGGGGGGGCCGTGCCGGAAGTGGCGCGCATTCCTCTGGGCGTCTGGTGCTCCGATTTCACGGAATCGCCGGACCAGGACATGTGTGAAGCTCTGGGCGTCGGGCCGTCCCGGACTGTTTTTCTGGTGCCGGGACGGATCAGCCCGTACTCCAAGATGGATCTGCTCCCGCTTCTGCGCGCTTTCCAGCGGCTGCAAAAGGATGGCACGGACCTGCGGGACCTGTGTGTGGTGCTGGCCGGAGGAGCCGATGAAAGCGAGACTCTGCCCGATATACTGGTCAATCTGGCGGCGAATATCGGCCTGGAGCTTCTGGCGGTCCGCCATCCGGACGAGCGGACCAAGAAAATCCTGCTGGCTCGCAGCGACGCAGTGATTTCCCTGGCCGACAATCCGCAGGAAACATTCGGTCTGACCCTGCTGGAAGCGGCGGCGGCCGGAAAGCCGGTCATCGCCTCGGACTATGACGGGTACCGGGATCTGGTGGTTCACGGCGAGACTGGCCTGCTCGTGCCGACCCTCGACCGTGGCGCGGAGGACGTGTCTCTGATGGCTCCGCTGCTGTACGACTCCGCCTACCACATGTGGCTGGCCCAGGATGTGGCCGTGTCCGTGGAAGAACTGGCCAATCATCTGCGCCGGATGCTTTCCCCGGACCTTCGGGAACGCTTGGGCCGGGCGGCACGTGAATACGCGTCCCGCTTCGACTGGTCCAGAATCATCGGCCAATATGTGGATTTGTGGGAAAGGCTCGCGGCCGCTCCCGCACCCGAACCTGGGCGGGGTGTGTACAGGCATCCGCTGGCGCTGGACTACGCCCGCGTGTTCGAGAGCTATTCCTCGGCGCGTCTGGGCGGCGCCTGCCTTCTGGAATGCACGGAACTGGGCCGGGCCGTATACCGGGGCCGGGACTATCCGGTGGTGTACGCGGGGCTGGAAGGCCGCGTCGATCTGGAGCTGATGCGGCGGATTCTGGTCTGGACCCGTCAGCCGCTGTCCTGGTTAGGCCTGCGCGAAAAGGCCGGGGCGGACGAACGCCTCGGCCCTACGGTCATGTGGATGCTCAAAGGGGATCTGCTGCGGGTGAATGCCGGGTTGTCCGGCCGCGAGATCTCATTTCATAATCAGTCTGAGGAATAA